From one Salvelinus alpinus chromosome 14, SLU_Salpinus.1, whole genome shotgun sequence genomic stretch:
- the LOC139538765 gene encoding V-set domain-containing T-cell activation inhibitor 1-like, with product MASLGQIIFWGMIVMIFVAAGFIILILFVSFAVQGLGGSQGTVDSNNKWPIGNLGEDVILSCKFKTSTNSGESTSQVSIIWKKKGLSEVVYSYNKGAVQLTEQNPQFKDRTQLFSDAIGGGNASMLLRNVKIKDEGVYYCSVNAPSCSGTTSVNLRVAAFSAPKLKWVNTTLTAEGERWFPKPDVLWLDVNDNVLNESETSFFNNSAGITRFISSLQKITLNDSYTCIIQNHLVKAVSRATVKDIEISTRTFFSFPTAAAPPILLPQRHVLAATTSFFLWIYQLT from the exons ATGGCCTCCCTTGGACAGATCATCTTCTGGGG GATGATAGTCATGATCTTTGTAGCTGCTGGATTCATCATTCTCATCTTGTTTGTGTCATTTGCAG TTCAGGGTTTAGGGGGTTCCCAGGGCACTGTGGATAGCAATAACAAGTGGCCCATCGGGAACCTGGGGGAGGATGTCATCCTGAGCTGCAAGTTCAAGACTTCAACTAACAGCGGGGAATCGACCAGTCAGGTGTCAATCATATGGAAGAAGAAGGGACTCAGCGAAGTGGTGTACAGTTACAATAAAGGAGCAGTCCAGCTGACGGAGCAGAACCCCCAGTTTAAAGATAGAACCCAGCTGTTCTCAGACGCCATAGGTGGAGGCAATGCCTCTATGTTGCTGAGGAACGTGAAAATTAAAGATGAGGGGGTGTACTACTGCAGTGTGAATGCCCCTAGTTGCTCAGGGACTACCAGTGTTAACCTCAGAGTTGCAG CTTTCTCAGCCCccaaattgaagtgggtcaacACTACCCTgacggcagagggagagagatggttcCCAAAACCAGATGTCCTCTGGTTGGACGTCAATGACAACGTCCTAAACGAGAGTGAAACTAGCTTTTTCAACAACTCCGCCGGGATAACCCGATTCATCAGCTCCCTTCAGAAAATTACATTGAACGACAGCTACACCTGCATCATCCAAAACCATCTGGTGAAGGCTGTCTCCCGGGCAACCGTCAAAG ATATAGAGATATCAACGAGGACTTTCTTCTCCTTCCCTACTGCAGCTGCACCACCCATACTACTACCCCAACGGCACGTCCTAGCAGCTACAACCAGTTTCTTTCTCTGGATCTACCAACTAACCTGa